TCTCCAAGGTGGTGCCTTCGGGCATATCAATCACGACTTGGAATTCGTTTTTATTATCAAACGGAAGCATTTTTACTACTACCGATTTGGTGAAGAACATCGTTACCGAGCCCAATAAAAGTAGCACGGTGAGCCCCACCAAAAGGCGACGCTTTTTACTGCTTTCCAACAACGGTCTTTCGAGCTTGTTGTAAATTTTGTAAATGAAGGAAGTTTCTAATCCTTGCTCGGCTTTGTGTTGCTGGGTTTCTTTTTCCTGTAATAAGTGATATCCCAAATAAGGTGTAACGGTTAAGGCTACAAACAACGAAAGCAACATGGCAATCGAAGCCCCAATCGGCATCGGACTCATATAAGGGCCCATCATCCCCGAAACAAAAGCCATAGGAAGGATAGCGGCAATTACGGTAAAAGTGGCCAGTATAGTCGGATTTCCTACTTCGTTAATCGCATAAATGGCGGCTTGTTTGAACGGCAATCGCTTCATCTTGAAATGACGGTGCATGTTCTCCGCAATGATGATACTGTCATCTACCACAATGCCGACCACGAAAACCAAAGCGAAAAGTGTAATTCGGTTTAAGGTATAGCCCAATAAATAGTAAGCAAAGAGCGTTAAGGCAAAGGTTAGCGGTACTGAGAAGAATACGACCAAACCGCCTCGCCATCCCATAGCCAGGATAACTAACAGTGTTACCGCTATAATAGCTATGCCTAAGTGCAACAAGAGTTCACCTACTTTGTCCGAAGCGGTTTCTCCGTAATTTCGGGTGACTTCTACCTGTACGTCATTGGTGATAATGGTCTTTTTAAGTTCTTCCACCCGTTCTAAAATCTTTTCGGATATCTTCATGGCATCGGCGCCTTTTACTTTTCCGATGGAAATGGTTACGGCAGGATATTCGGATTTAGCCATTTTGAATTGTTCGTTGGCTTTGCCATACCCAAAGGACACATAGCTGCTGGGGGTTGAGGGACCGTCTTCTACTTTGGCGACTTGTTTTAAATACACCGGTAAGTTGGCATTGACTCCCACCACCAAATTTTCTACATCTTCAGACGATTTTAAAAACTGTCCGGTAGTGACTAAATATTCTTTATCGTTATTCACAAAACTACCCGATTGGGAGCTGCCGTTATTGGCCTGAATCATTTGCATAATCCCCAAAGCATCCACACCGTTTTCGGCCATTTTATCTTTGTCGAGGACAACTTTTACTTCGCGGTTTCGGCCTCCGATTTCTTTGGTAATGGCTACATCTTTTACTTTTTCAATTTCAGAGGTAACTTCTTCGGCCATTTGACGCAACTCAAAATCAGAGAGTTTGTCACTCCACAACGTCAAGCCCAGCATAGGCACATCATCAATAGAACGGGTTTTGACAATGGGTTTGTAAACGCCTTGCGGAAACATATTTTCGTGCTTGGCCAACTCGTCATACAATTTCACATACGAGCGTTCAACATCTTGTCCAACGTAGAATTGTACGATTAACATGGCTTGACCGTTCATGGCCATACTGTGCACATGTTCGACTCCTTTAATATTGGAAAGAATTTTTTCCAGGGGTTTAACAACACGGCTTTCTACTTCAGTAGGATTCGCCCCCGGATAGCCCACCATAACATCGGCCATCGGAACATTAATTTGGGGTTCTTCTTCCCGCGGAATTAAGAACGAACTGTATACCCCAATTATCATTAAGCCCACCATTAATAAAATGGTAAGTTTAGAATGGATAAAGAAATGGGCTATTTTACCTGATATACCTTCTTGCATAATTTTGATTTGAAAATTTGAAAATGAGATAATTTGAAAATTTTACTACGCTGCGCTCCATACAATTCGGCTGCGCCTTGGGTGAAAATGATTAGTCTATTTTCACTTTTGCTCCGTTGTATAATTTACCTTCTGCTGAAACAATGTATTGTTCATTGGTCGACAATCCTGATAGTACTTCTACCGTATTACCATAGGTTTTACCAATTCGCAACCATCTTAAGATAGCGGTGTTGCCGTTGCTGACAGTATAAATTCCGGTTAACTGGCCTTGGTGTACTAAAGCACTTTCGGGGACTATGACTTTCTCGGTAGCAGGAGTGGTTTGTTTTTTACTAACCAAAGGAAACTGCACATTGACAAACATGCCCGATAGTACTTTGCTATTAGGATTAGTTAAACTAATTTTTACTAAATATTGTCCGCCGGTATTTTTGGCTGAACCACTGACTTCAATCACTTTTCCGCTCAATTCTTGGTTAGTTGATTTTACCAAAACCTTTGCGTTCATTCCGTTTTGAATGGCAGTAATATCGCTTTCTGAAACCATAGCTGTTACTTGTAAATGCGAAGCCCCTTCAAGGCTTACTAACGGCATGCCCGGGTTGGCCATATCGCCTTCTTTGGCAAAGGTATTGGTCACTTCTCCGGAAAAAGGAGCGGTAATAGTAGCATAGGAAAACTGAGCCAGTACTTCGTTTCTCATTTGTTTGGCGCCTTCCAAACCGGCTTTGGCCATTTCGTAACGTGAAGTCATATCATCCAGCTCTTTCTGGGAAGCACTTTGTTGGTTGAATAAAGCGGTAAAGCGATCGAAATCTTTTTTGGCATTGTTGTAAGCGGCTGAGGCTTGTAAAATACCGGCGTCTGCTTGTGCTTTTTTGGCTTGCAAATCGGTGTTGTTAATGCTCACTAACAGTTGACCGGCGGTAACTTTTTGTCCTACTTTGACATGAACTTTAGTTACATAGCCCATCATACGGGTACTGACATTAGCGCTGTTTTCGGCTTCAATCTTTCCGCTTGCTGTTACCGTTGCGCCATTAGTATCGGCGGCAATACCGCTGACTTTTACAGCAATGGCCGGTTCAGTATTAAGTGTCTCTTTCTTTTCTTTCCCGCAGGAAATCAATAAAACAGAGGTTAGTGACAGTAGTGTTATTATTTTTTTCATCTTGTTGTTTTTGATTTTTAGGGTTCTTTTGGACTCTTAGTTCGTTAAAAACTGTAAATACTCTTGGGTGGTATTGTATTCAAAAACGGCTTGCAGTTGTTCCAGCTCTTTCTGAATCATTTGGGTTTCGGATTGCAGCAAGTCGGTTGTTTTTTCTAAGCCTTGTGCAAATCGGTTTTGTCGAATTCGGTATGCTTCCCGAGCTTGATCTAAGGCTAACTGAGAAAGCTGTACTTTGTTTTCCGCATCCCGTAATTGGCGATTAGTGGTATTGACTTCTAACTGACTTTGCTTTTTGTATTGTTCGGTTTCAATGCTTGCTTTTTGATATTCGGCTTTCGCTTTGGCCATTTTACCTATGGATTTATACCCGTCAAATACATTCCAGGATAATTGGGCTCCCACCGTATAACCTTTGGCTTTAGTGCCGAACAACGTTTGGTCATACAGTTCATAACTTCCGAAAGCATTCAGTCGGGGTAGAAAATTCATTTTGCTGGACAGGTACATTTTTTGATAAGCCGATGTGGATTGATTCAGGGCTTGTATATCTTTTCTGTTTTCGGGCACTTCAGTTGCTGTAGTGGTGATACTTATCCCATTTTCGGGTTCTTCCGAAGGTTGGTAGGTTTTATTTTTGGTATCCTCATTCAATAAAAACCCTAAATAATCGGAGGCATTTTGAACCGAACTTTTGGCATAGTGCCATTGATTAGCCACTTCATTGACCCGAATCTGAACATTTAAAACATCTGTTTTTTGAACCAATCCTTGTTTGAAATAGTTATCGACCAACTTTAAGTTGGCTTGTGCTGTAGCGGCTGCTTTGGTTAAAACGGCTACCGCTTTATAGGCTAATTGCAACTGCCTGTAGGCTTTACTTACTTCGAGTTGCATGTATTCTTTGGTGCGTGCCGACTGTAGTTCATACGCTTGCATCTTGGCTTTGGCCGCTTTTCTTTCGTATAGTCCGTCAGCATTCAACAGCGGTTGTTGTACACTAATCACCGTAGCAAAGTTTTGCGTTTTGGCCGGGTTGTTTAAGAGCGCCGGATTGAAGTCGGAGGCGGTTAAGATTTCCTGATTTAATTTGGAACCAAAAGCCATTAACGGATTGGTGGTTGACAAGACCGTATGGCTTGCCGTAATGTTGGGCAAAAAGAGTGCATTCGATTGTTGGTAGTCTGCTTTGGCAGCTTGGAAGTTTTTTTGGGCCAATTGAACTTGAAGGTTGGCATCCGTTACCTTTTCGAGTAACTCCTTTTTAGTGACAGTAATCGTATCCTGACTGTAGCCGAAAAGCGTAAAGCCTAAAATGCCGATAGTGATAAGAAATTGGTGTTTCATAATTGTTTTACTGAATGATGAAGCAAAAGTAGTACGGCCAAATCTTGAAGTCAGTAACTATTGTCACACAGCAAAAAAAAATGCCTGATTACTCAAGCATTTTTTTAGTATTATTTTTTAGGTTTCTTTTTTTGGACCTCCAATTTATAGAACAGCCAGCCAAAGCCGACAATCAGGTGTAGAAGGATAATGCCAAAGATTATTTTTTCCATCATCAAATGGTTAAGGTTATTCAGGTTTGTTGGGTAATTCAGGCCAAGTACATTTTTCAAAAATGATAGTCACCAGTTCTATTTTAGACAAGACGCCCGATTGTCGCCAAAGTAATTTGCCCTTTTGAA
Above is a genomic segment from Flavobacterium phycosphaerae containing:
- a CDS encoding efflux RND transporter permease subunit codes for the protein MQEGISGKIAHFFIHSKLTILLMVGLMIIGVYSSFLIPREEEPQINVPMADVMVGYPGANPTEVESRVVKPLEKILSNIKGVEHVHSMAMNGQAMLIVQFYVGQDVERSYVKLYDELAKHENMFPQGVYKPIVKTRSIDDVPMLGLTLWSDKLSDFELRQMAEEVTSEIEKVKDVAITKEIGGRNREVKVVLDKDKMAENGVDALGIMQMIQANNGSSQSGSFVNNDKEYLVTTGQFLKSSEDVENLVVGVNANLPVYLKQVAKVEDGPSTPSSYVSFGYGKANEQFKMAKSEYPAVTISIGKVKGADAMKISEKILERVEELKKTIITNDVQVEVTRNYGETASDKVGELLLHLGIAIIAVTLLVILAMGWRGGLVVFFSVPLTFALTLFAYYLLGYTLNRITLFALVFVVGIVVDDSIIIAENMHRHFKMKRLPFKQAAIYAINEVGNPTILATFTVIAAILPMAFVSGMMGPYMSPMPIGASIAMLLSLFVALTVTPYLGYHLLQEKETQQHKAEQGLETSFIYKIYNKLERPLLESSKKRRLLVGLTVLLLLGSVTMFFTKSVVVKMLPFDNKNEFQVVIDMPEGTTLERTAAVTQEIAQYLSTVPEVVNYQNYIGTSAPITFNGLVRHYDLRGGSNMADIQVNLLHKEDRDLQSHSIAKLVRPEVQKIAKKYGANVKIIEVPPGPPVLSTLVAEIYGPDYKDQIKVANQVKGILETTSDIVDVDWMTEDNQTEYRLAIDKEKAMLNGIAPQQVVGNLTYLLKEYPVSNLYAENSNDNVGIVLSLDDKDKTSLQDIQNLKIKGSHGNVVPVSDLVKVIQDTLQKTIYRKDQKRVVYVTADMAGALESPVYAILGMNEKLQKMQLPKGYKVNELYMEQPTDESDFTVKWDGEWQITLEVFRDLGVAFMVVIVIIYMLIVGWFQNFKTPMVMMMAIPLSLIGIVLGHWLLGAFFTATSFIGMIALAGVMVRNSVLLIDFIEIRLQESIPLKQAIIEAGAVRTTPILLTTGAVVIGASIILFDPIFQGLAISLVFGAIVSTILTLLVVPIIYYVTERKKWEK
- a CDS encoding efflux RND transporter periplasmic adaptor subunit, with amino-acid sequence MKKIITLLSLTSVLLISCGKEKKETLNTEPAIAVKVSGIAADTNGATVTASGKIEAENSANVSTRMMGYVTKVHVKVGQKVTAGQLLVSINNTDLQAKKAQADAGILQASAAYNNAKKDFDRFTALFNQQSASQKELDDMTSRYEMAKAGLEGAKQMRNEVLAQFSYATITAPFSGEVTNTFAKEGDMANPGMPLVSLEGASHLQVTAMVSESDITAIQNGMNAKVLVKSTNQELSGKVIEVSGSAKNTGGQYLVKISLTNPNSKVLSGMFVNVQFPLVSKKQTTPATEKVIVPESALVHQGQLTGIYTVSNGNTAILRWLRIGKTYGNTVEVLSGLSTNEQYIVSAEGKLYNGAKVKID
- a CDS encoding TolC family protein, which encodes MKHQFLITIGILGFTLFGYSQDTITVTKKELLEKVTDANLQVQLAQKNFQAAKADYQQSNALFLPNITASHTVLSTTNPLMAFGSKLNQEILTASDFNPALLNNPAKTQNFATVISVQQPLLNADGLYERKAAKAKMQAYELQSARTKEYMQLEVSKAYRQLQLAYKAVAVLTKAAATAQANLKLVDNYFKQGLVQKTDVLNVQIRVNEVANQWHYAKSSVQNASDYLGFLLNEDTKNKTYQPSEEPENGISITTTATEVPENRKDIQALNQSTSAYQKMYLSSKMNFLPRLNAFGSYELYDQTLFGTKAKGYTVGAQLSWNVFDGYKSIGKMAKAKAEYQKASIETEQYKKQSQLEVNTTNRQLRDAENKVQLSQLALDQAREAYRIRQNRFAQGLEKTTDLLQSETQMIQKELEQLQAVFEYNTTQEYLQFLTN